The Kordia sp. SMS9 genome window below encodes:
- the deoD gene encoding purine-nucleoside phosphorylase, with protein sequence MSIHINAKKGDIAPTVLLPGDPMRAKWIAETFFENPKLYNDVRGMFGYTGTFKGKPVSVQGTGMGAPSISIYAHELINSYGVQKLIRVGSAGSYQKDVKIRDIIIAMSASSNSNTNDLPFQGENFAPTANAELFLAAITAAKEKNIPFKAGNILTSDIFYQEDADYYKKWAKYGVLCVEMETSALYTIAARFQVKALSLLTISDSLVTHETTTSEERAQTFREMIDIALAISS encoded by the coding sequence ATGAGTATACACATCAACGCAAAAAAAGGAGACATTGCACCAACGGTTTTATTACCTGGCGATCCGATGCGTGCCAAATGGATTGCAGAAACATTTTTTGAAAACCCAAAATTATATAACGACGTTCGCGGCATGTTCGGCTACACCGGCACTTTTAAAGGAAAACCAGTTTCGGTGCAAGGTACAGGAATGGGCGCGCCTTCTATTTCTATCTATGCACACGAATTGATCAATTCGTACGGTGTGCAAAAACTAATTCGTGTGGGAAGTGCAGGTTCGTACCAAAAAGACGTAAAAATTCGAGATATTATCATTGCCATGTCAGCTTCTTCAAATAGCAACACAAATGATTTACCTTTTCAGGGAGAAAACTTTGCACCTACTGCCAATGCCGAATTATTTTTAGCTGCTATAACGGCTGCCAAAGAAAAAAACATTCCCTTCAAGGCTGGAAACATATTAACAAGTGACATTTTTTATCAAGAAGATGCTGATTATTATAAAAAATGGGCAAAATACGGTGTGTTGTGTGTAGAAATGGAAACTTCTGCTTTGTATACGATTGCAGCGCGTTTTCAAGTAAAAGCACTATCTTTGCTCACTATATCGGATAGTTTGGTTACACATGAAACCACAACTTCTGAGGAGCGTGCACAAACTTTCAGAGAAATGATTGATATTGCACTCGCAATTAGTTCATAA
- a CDS encoding transglutaminase family protein: MKSIRIHCILLFLIVFQSIGFAQDFRLRSKEEKIVVRQDSSFVKEITIAFEASEKPRLYPIFYDTELERVSDIQLFEKKRKRLKKLPLQRTYDEDVELDYITSKKIKIIQIPEGEHIELKYKISCTELMYFTRLHFFSYNEIDTLFYKVVVPKEFKLVHDTAHRDSLSFFTIDSTKTDIASEWNIKVAPKKVAADPLQLFGIYKNMKVPFMRTLVVPISYKGEATDYMNDWYIQNAASRKGLSASVMEKIDELTAGETDQLKIINIIYNYVRSNFKYVAIEVGMGAFIPSAADEVFENKYGDCKDLSNFLSEALKYKGIESDIALAATFDHISDCDFPTLSSANHVIGVAYVDGKTILLDPTDPIHYEGSPVQSLQNRTILIVNPKGGTFYKVTPFSPQQNEIFYQLKLKVDSNSMLVTGDFSIDYQGITSNFLKGFLKIEGEKEFDNFGKTLYEEIFGNQSISNLKVTNETKKVHIDGDISINGKTFNDGTSTYLFIDFLPRLFEIESRETLIEGTYIRSPFYKKMRATLQMDAPIVAFEPIEHTYQGEGMSLKMTIKAISNLEIECNYDFVFDHIFINKENSNSTNEILKSFKKIINEPIVLKKQKS; the protein is encoded by the coding sequence ATGAAAAGTATACGTATTCACTGTATTTTACTCTTTCTTATTGTTTTTCAATCGATAGGATTTGCACAAGATTTCCGTTTAAGATCAAAAGAGGAAAAAATTGTCGTGCGGCAAGATTCTTCTTTCGTAAAGGAAATCACCATTGCCTTTGAAGCGAGTGAAAAACCGCGTCTCTATCCTATTTTTTATGATACGGAGTTGGAACGTGTATCTGACATTCAACTTTTTGAGAAAAAAAGAAAACGCCTTAAAAAATTACCGCTCCAACGAACCTATGATGAAGATGTTGAGCTAGATTATATTACGAGTAAAAAAATTAAAATCATTCAAATTCCTGAAGGAGAGCATATAGAATTGAAATACAAAATATCCTGTACGGAATTAATGTATTTTACCAGATTGCATTTCTTTTCGTATAATGAAATTGATACATTATTCTACAAAGTCGTTGTTCCCAAGGAATTCAAATTGGTTCACGATACAGCTCATCGAGATTCCCTTTCTTTTTTCACCATCGATTCTACAAAAACAGACATCGCTTCTGAATGGAATATAAAAGTGGCACCCAAAAAAGTAGCTGCGGATCCGTTACAGCTTTTTGGTATTTATAAAAATATGAAAGTTCCGTTTATGCGAACGCTTGTCGTGCCAATTTCTTATAAAGGTGAAGCAACAGATTATATGAACGATTGGTACATCCAAAATGCAGCTTCTAGAAAAGGATTGAGTGCTTCAGTAATGGAAAAAATAGATGAGTTAACTGCTGGCGAGACAGATCAACTAAAGATTATCAATATCATTTACAATTACGTACGAAGCAATTTTAAATATGTAGCGATCGAAGTTGGCATGGGCGCTTTTATTCCTTCTGCCGCCGATGAAGTATTTGAAAACAAATATGGTGATTGTAAAGATCTTTCTAATTTTTTATCGGAAGCCTTAAAATACAAAGGCATTGAAAGTGATATTGCATTGGCAGCTACGTTTGATCATATTAGCGATTGTGATTTTCCAACATTAAGTTCAGCAAATCACGTCATTGGCGTTGCGTATGTAGATGGAAAAACCATTTTATTAGATCCTACCGATCCTATTCATTATGAAGGTTCGCCCGTGCAAAGCTTGCAAAATCGCACCATTTTAATTGTAAACCCTAAAGGAGGAACTTTTTACAAAGTTACACCTTTCAGTCCGCAGCAAAATGAAATATTTTATCAATTAAAATTAAAAGTAGATTCAAATAGCATGTTGGTTACAGGCGATTTTTCAATTGATTATCAAGGCATCACGAGCAATTTCCTAAAAGGGTTTTTAAAGATTGAAGGCGAAAAAGAATTTGATAATTTTGGAAAAACACTCTATGAAGAAATTTTTGGGAATCAATCAATTTCTAACCTAAAAGTGACCAATGAAACCAAAAAAGTACATATAGACGGTGATATTTCAATTAATGGAAAAACGTTTAATGATGGCACAAGCACCTATTTATTTATAGATTTTTTACCGAGACTCTTTGAAATAGAAAGTAGAGAAACGCTGATAGAAGGTACCTATATACGAAGTCCGTTCTACAAAAAAATGCGTGCTACCCTACAAATGGACGCGCCTATTGTAGCATTTGAACCTATTGAACACACCTATCAAGGTGAAGGGATGTCGCTAAAAATGACAATCAAAGCAATTTCAAACCTAGAAATTGAATGCAATTATGATTTTGTTTTTGATCACATATTCATTAACAAAGAAAATAGCAACAGCACCAATGAAATTTTAAAATCATTCAAAAAAATAATTAATGAACCTATTGTTCTTAAAAAACAGAAAAGTTAG
- the deoC gene encoding deoxyribose-phosphate aldolase, whose translation MDINQYIDHTLLKPTATLADIEKLCQEAIAYNFFSVCVNSAFVKSAKEFLFSKNNVKICSVIGFPLGAMSTEAKLAELTQAKIDGAHEFDMVINLGWLKSGKYDLVKEEIVKLKLAAGNSILKVIIETCYLSEYEIVNASKLAVEAEADFVKTSTGFGTGGATLEAINLMKKTVDGKAKLKASGGIRDLKTAKKYIDAGVSRIGTSNGIAIVTGTSSLNTY comes from the coding sequence ATGGACATCAACCAGTATATAGATCACACCTTACTAAAACCTACAGCAACGCTTGCAGACATTGAAAAACTTTGTCAAGAAGCGATTGCTTATAATTTTTTCTCCGTCTGCGTCAACAGTGCATTTGTAAAATCGGCAAAGGAATTCTTGTTTTCTAAGAATAACGTAAAAATATGTAGTGTCATCGGTTTTCCGCTTGGCGCGATGAGTACTGAAGCGAAATTAGCAGAACTTACGCAAGCCAAAATTGACGGCGCACATGAGTTTGATATGGTAATTAATTTAGGCTGGCTCAAATCTGGAAAATACGATTTGGTCAAAGAAGAAATTGTAAAGCTAAAACTAGCCGCTGGCAATAGTATATTAAAAGTTATCATTGAAACTTGTTATTTATCGGAGTATGAAATTGTAAACGCTTCTAAACTTGCAGTAGAAGCTGAAGCGGATTTTGTAAAAACATCCACAGGTTTTGGTACAGGCGGTGCTACGTTAGAAGCGATCAATCTTATGAAAAAAACCGTTGACGGAAAAGCAAAACTAAAAGCTTCTGGCGGTATTCGCGATTTAAAAACTGCCAAAAAATATATTGACGCGGGCGTTTCGCGCATTGGAACCTCCAACGGAATTGCCATTGTTACAGGAACTTCATCACTAAACACCTACTAA
- a CDS encoding histidine phosphatase family protein has translation MKKNILLVLSLFLAVHCFAQDTKEEAKETTTSVYYLIRHAEKDRSDKSNKDPELTKQGHNRATYWADVFKEVPFDAIYSTDYNRTKQTAKPTADSKELEIKSYHPSKIKIDKFLKETAGKTVLIVGHSNTTPAFVNRLIRKETYESIKDDNNGNLYIVTLSGDHKTVQLLTVN, from the coding sequence ATGAAAAAAAACATCTTATTAGTGCTAAGTTTATTCTTGGCCGTTCATTGTTTTGCACAAGACACGAAAGAAGAAGCAAAAGAAACGACTACTTCTGTTTATTATTTAATTCGTCACGCGGAAAAAGATCGTTCTGACAAAAGCAATAAAGACCCTGAGTTGACCAAACAAGGACATAACAGAGCCACTTATTGGGCCGATGTTTTTAAAGAAGTGCCTTTTGACGCAATATATTCTACCGATTACAACCGAACGAAACAAACAGCAAAACCAACGGCAGATTCCAAAGAATTGGAAATAAAAAGCTACCATCCGTCTAAAATAAAAATAGACAAGTTTTTAAAAGAAACCGCAGGAAAAACCGTCTTAATTGTGGGACATAGCAATACAACGCCAGCCTTTGTGAATCGCTTAATTCGCAAAGAAACCTACGAATCTATCAAAGATGACAATAACGGAAATTTATACATTGTTACCCTTTCGGGAGATCATAAAACGGTACAACTGTTGACGGTGAATTAA